From Chryseobacterium gallinarum, one genomic window encodes:
- a CDS encoding cupin-like domain-containing protein: protein MGILLKPIDIVDDISQEDFREKYLKPCKPVVIKNMAIKWPAYQKWTMEYMKEVVGDVEVPLYDSSKADPAAPINTPTTKMPFSEYVDLIQREPTDLRIFFFDPIKFAPKLLDDYIPPKNLMGGFLDKYPSMFFGGKGSVTFLHYDIDMPHIFHTHFNGRKHVLLFEYKWKTRLYKLPYATYALEDYDIANPDFEKFPALDGIEGIECYLEHGDTLFMPTGWWHWMKYLDGSFSISLRAWDKSWAVKAHSLWNLAVQRNFDNFMKARYKKRYMDWKEKKAVKKANIALKKGLPK from the coding sequence ATGGGAATACTCCTTAAACCGATTGATATTGTAGATGACATTTCACAGGAAGATTTCCGTGAAAAATACTTAAAGCCATGTAAGCCAGTGGTAATCAAAAATATGGCGATAAAATGGCCGGCCTATCAAAAATGGACAATGGAATACATGAAAGAGGTAGTAGGCGATGTTGAAGTTCCATTATATGATAGCTCCAAGGCTGATCCTGCAGCTCCTATTAACACTCCGACAACAAAAATGCCGTTCAGCGAATATGTTGACCTTATCCAAAGGGAACCAACCGATCTTAGGATCTTTTTCTTTGATCCTATAAAATTTGCGCCCAAATTACTGGATGATTACATCCCTCCAAAAAATCTGATGGGAGGTTTTCTAGATAAATATCCGAGTATGTTTTTTGGAGGTAAGGGATCCGTAACCTTCCTGCATTATGATATTGATATGCCTCATATCTTCCATACGCATTTTAACGGAAGAAAGCATGTTCTCCTTTTTGAATATAAATGGAAAACCCGCCTGTACAAACTTCCTTATGCAACTTACGCCCTGGAAGACTATGACATTGCAAATCCCGATTTTGAAAAATTTCCGGCATTGGATGGTATTGAAGGCATCGAATGCTATTTAGAGCATGGAGACACTCTATTTATGCCTACCGGCTGGTGGCACTGGATGAAATATCTGGATGGATCTTTTTCCATCTCTCTTCGCGCCTGGGATAAAAGCTGGGCTGTAAAAGCACACTCACTTTGGAACTTAGCCGTTCAGCGAAATTTTGATAATTTCATGAAAGCCCGTTATAAGAAAAGGTACATGGACTGGAAGGAGAAAAAAGCTGTTAAAAAAGCGAATATTGCTTTAAAAAAAGGATTACCTAAATAA
- a CDS encoding helix-turn-helix domain-containing protein — protein MRIFLWVILFVMSYYQLFTKSRVGGLYPIIEDKITIKTLPLKKVQYISGFLDGDDELKKISNENAILKKSHTQEKKFRNSIAVISLLSFFILLGLTYTYYRKQKYYKTLYFEAITNREKINIEYQYENTQVEISNPIHDQLDINPLIVENILSYLNTFELKKKYLIKDISLLNMAKECGTNTAYLSKVINHYKKNNFASYLNNLRLNHAVELWKTTPRLRYKSIQEMADMVGFKTAQSFSKKFHEKYKTTPTYFLKDLNQNIQKNIA, from the coding sequence ATGAGAATTTTTCTATGGGTTATACTATTCGTTATGAGTTATTATCAGCTTTTTACAAAAAGTCGAGTTGGAGGATTATATCCTATCATTGAAGATAAAATCACCATAAAAACCTTACCACTAAAAAAAGTTCAATACATATCAGGTTTTTTAGACGGGGATGATGAACTCAAAAAAATAAGTAATGAGAACGCCATCTTAAAAAAATCTCATACCCAGGAAAAAAAATTCCGTAACAGTATTGCTGTAATTTCCCTTCTTTCATTTTTTATACTGTTAGGGCTCACATACACGTATTACCGAAAACAGAAATACTATAAGACCTTATATTTTGAAGCCATTACAAACCGGGAAAAAATAAATATTGAATATCAATATGAAAATACACAAGTTGAAATTAGCAACCCAATCCATGACCAATTAGACATCAACCCTTTGATTGTGGAAAATATATTGTCTTATCTTAATACTTTTGAGCTGAAAAAAAAATATTTGATAAAAGATATTTCTCTTTTAAATATGGCAAAGGAATGTGGAACAAACACCGCATATCTGTCAAAAGTAATCAATCATTATAAGAAAAATAATTTTGCCTCTTATCTTAATAATTTAAGGTTGAACCATGCTGTAGAATTATGGAAAACCACACCTAGGCTTCGCTATAAAAGTATTCAGGAGATGGCAGATATGGTAGGCTTTAAAACGGCCCAAAGCTTTTCTAAAAAATTTCATGAAAAGTATAAAACAACCCCTACGTATTTCCTGAAGGATCTGAATCAGAATATTCAAAAAAATATAGCTTAA